ACTAGAACAACACACTGCAAATCAATCACCTTACCTTATCAATATTTTTCCTCCATGATCTACCTAATTTATGAAAGAGTAATGCCTGTACACAAGGAAGGCCATTTGATGCTGTTAGTTGCTATATTTTGAAAGAGAACACaaacaggaaaaaaaattaaataaataaataatagaaagcaAGAATTAATATATAgaagttttttttcttctttctgggATACTACAAGAACTCTATTAGAATAGAACTGAGATTACACAAGAGGATAAGCCATCTTCACATCCTCATATACATACAAAAGGTAAATTTAAGACGTGAAAATCTTAGCTAAATAACAGCACATGCTAATCCTTTTAAATATTAGCTAAAGGAGATTATACTAAGGACCTAAGGTACAATGTGGCAATAGTTTACTTAAATACAACCATTGGATATAAAGCACAATACCTGAGCTACAAGCATCTGGCTGCTCCGAAACATACATCCCCAATAAACATCACTAGTATACTTTGAATCTCCAATAGCATCAAAGCCTATAGATATGTATGTACAttaatatttgtgaatataaTATCTAACATAAAGAAACATCCTAGAAAGCACAGTATATATTTGACAGACCTTTCCGATATGTTACtaagatttttgaagaaaaatcttGCTCAAATGCAGCAAACTCGTTACTAGCATCTACATTTGCAGTCGATTCTTGTTGTGAAATATTATGGCAGACACCTAGAAGCCATATATCACCGTCAGAACTTGAAATCTCAGTCCTCCCTGTCCCAAGTACACGTTCTTGAAATCTCCTCATTGAGCCACTGTTAACAACTTTCCACACAGCAGCTGCCCACCCACTATTTCCAAAATAAACTGCTTTCTTTTCAGAAGGCGATGGTTCACTATGCGTTTCAGAGACCAAAAAACCAGATGGAAAGAAGCCTGACCACAAGGAAGTGTTAGGATACTTACTTTCACCAGACCCTACTTTCAAAGAAGCAGGCACCTGACTGTTATCTATAGTCTCAACTGAGCTTTTAGAAGAACATGTTGCACCAATGATCCTCTCACAGATACTCTTCAATACCATTATGAAGCCACAGAAAACATGAGTTGGCTCATAGAAAAAAACCGAGTGTAGGCCAATATCTGCAGGTGAAGGGGAAACAGACCTGAAAGGCATCCAAAAACATATGTTTGTAATCATTCAAAACAATTTAGGAATTGAAAGATTCAGCCAAGAAACAATTACAGCTTTCTTTATTGAGCTATTTAAACTAtccagcaacaaaaaaaaaaagaatattttgagCCACCACAAACTAACACAACTAAGTGAACTAACAACATATGTTGTCTCGACTAGCTAAAAAAACAAAGGACTCAATGAATATTAACATTATCATGCACGACTCATGAAGTATCCCCTAATCATAATCTTGTTGAAAGAGAAATTCAGAAAGTTCAATTCCCCAAATCTACAGAACCATCCTTAACTAAACAAGATAAACGCATTACACATACATAATCGATGCCCAGGATCAATGATGCCATTTCACACATTAAGAATTTCCATAGCACAAAACATGAATCTTCATtgcaagggaaaaaaaaaagaaaaaaaaaaacataaaatataaaacacaAGGAACAAAACCCAGAAAGGAAATTCTCGCAGAGACATAAATCGAATGGTTTCAGAGCACGCAAATCCAAAATTCATTGGAGATGCTAAAGCAATTGCACGAGTAAATCAACTAACCTTGATAAAAGAAAATTCGAATGGAATTTAAAAAGTTAACAGAAAATAAggggggaaagaaaagatttttaatcttttatacTCCTAGATTAGTTTGATTTTCCTTTTGTGGGAATGAGTTGGAATTGGATGAGAAGAAAgtgaaattgaaaaaggaaaccGTACCAGGAGGATCTTGAAGTGTTATAGAGGTATTGGGAGACTTGGTTGAGACtccacttttcttcttcttccctctctACCTCTCTGGCCGTCCCATGTTTTTCTTTCCTCCAACTTCTTTAAGCCTTAAATatgctttttaatttcttataaacattaaattaaaacaaattatgtaattaaataaagtaatttttaaaatgatctaaatacaataattaaaaattaattatattttggtaactaataatttatataaagtaCTACAATATAATTATTAGAATTAAATCGGTAATTGAATCGTTCATATTACTAAATTGTTGATTCTATTCTtctcacataaataaaaaataaaaaataattaatttaaacataACAAACAAtgcatttgaattttaaatttaaaaattatgaataaatccTCAAAATATGGACAAACCAGTGTTTTATGTAGAAATATATTTGTTATAGACTTATAGGTAGAAACAGAATCGATTTTATCTTAGTTCTTTTCAACTAAAAGTCTAAAACtacgttttttttttgtgatactTACAAAATCAgatattgttaataaaaaattaataaaaaataattaaaaaattaaaaaaactcacCTCAGGAACAGAAAGAAAGATCGGCATGGAATCTGAGCCGAAAGTGAGAGAGATTGAAGCCCAtttagagtttttaaaatttaaatttaagtgCTCTGAGGTGTCAcagtttatattgtattttagtttaccttaaaataatttatatttaaatttttaaaattctatatCCTATAACAATTTATATAGATTAGTTACATGAGCGAAATGTACCGATTATTAATTATTGTATCTAGATAATTTTAAAACCCagtttatttaattacataattttcccattaaattattttttttctttgtattacaTTATTTTTCTCTATCATTAAGTcaacatttaatttatttaatttttcatgaTATTCTCTAATTTAATCACTCACTAATaaattatcatatataataaaatttaaatttttaatatttatttaagtagATAAACGAATTAGCCACTTGACCAAATTAGTTAAAATGAACCCTTAATTTAATTGatgcatttttaattttataagaatattcACCGTCCAAAAATGTATACTGCGAGttgcaaagaaaaagaaagataaatggaGAAGGCAAAGGTTAGAAATTAGAAGAGGACATGAAGACAGAAGACGTAGCTAAAAATAGAAGCCACCTAAAACGGAAGGCCCATTTTTGTAAATAATCGAAGGCCTACAAGCAACACGGCAACACCTACGTAACGTGACAGCGTGGCTGAATATAGTTATCCCATCTAACAAGATCATAAACTAAAacttatttaattgtaatttacaaaataataattaaatactcgtgtttttgttttattgttttttattctaGAGCATcattacaaaaatattaaaatgtattACTTCCTTTTGAAATTAATGTAATAATATCCAACTACATTAATAATTTGAATGTATTAAAAAATAGATGAGTGCTATAGGTACAAGTCATTTttgtttacaagtcttacaagttgggccTAACACGCGcgttacagaagaagaagaattgggccTAATACGTGCGTtacagaaaaaaaagaagaagcgtaaatataaatgacttgtatgatttgtatggaaaagcgttctctttttgccttggatctccttctgttttttttttcgattttcatggtttctgacaagttttgaaattattttgaagatgatggaacttcaaaaatacacccgaacaattacaaaaatacacccaaacgattatagaaatacatcaaaacagttacagaaataaaccaaacgattacagaaatacacccaaaggatttaagaaatgcacccaaaggatttaagaaatacacccaatatagggagagacagtatatttcttcttgaaatcaatacacccaaagaattatagaaatatacccaaaggattataaaaatacacccaaagaatttaagaaatacaccaaaaattcgttgaagtacaccttatgcataattcagaactctttctcttttttcttctcatcttctactgcttcttcttcaaaaacgatttcagagcttgatgtcaaaaaataatggaaaccgagaataacgaagaaagaaaacaaagaaaaaagcacgtaaataaagaagaagaacaggaagaggaagaagaacgtgtagcaagaagaagaagaaggagaaagagaaataatgttttttcgttttttctggtgattttgatgaaagagaaagagaaaacgaaaagaggagaagaaatttaaataaaaaaagagggaggaagagaagaaaaagagacacatagaaagaagaggaagaggaagaagaagaggaagaagaagaaaacgaggCACCAAAAACAAATGTAAAATGGCGTgtttataaatgacttgtatggaaAATCACTTATATGTGTAGAATtactctaaaaaatatatttttttaaaaagtgtttTAACTCTTTTGTAAgggtttaaaaagattttttttaatgattttttaaaaaaaattataaaaataaaaataattttatatttaaatatctcatataaaaatattttttatttattaattatgtttagataaaataaaataaaaatattttttatttatttattatttaaaaaatatcttttttaaaaaaagatataaatcataatttttcaaacaaaatattttttatttttttaatatttttatttttattattaaaaatttgttaaatatattaaaaaataaaaaaattttgattaaaattttttttattgatttaaagaTACCTAAATAAACACTAAAATTATGAACCAAATTCGTTAAAatattatcataaaattattcaatttatatGTTCATGTGTCGCACCTACCTGATCTAAGACCAATTATTGGGGTAATCAACAAGGGCGAGTTTCGTAAATTCATAGGTTGTTGTTCGTTGCAACCTCAGTTATTGCCGTTTCTTATCGTGACGGCGGTTTCTATTTGACTTTATTCATCAAAAAtcaaacctctctctctctcaaacccCATTATATGTGGCTTCTGAGAAAGGAAGGGTGGAACAAACCAGAAAAATTTACCCTGAGAGTTTTGATtccctctctttttctctttgaAATTTCCACACCCAGAAGATTTATGGATAAAAGGTGCAGATTTGGTTCAGTACAATTCGGTCTCAACGTTAATATCTTCGAACAACGATTTTCTGGTTTTCTTCTTCCTTCGCTTTTTCAACCCTTTGACCGGTTCATTCCTTGGTTACGCTTTCTGAGTTCTGCTCTTCCCAAATAACCTTCAAGTCCTGTTCTTTCACGTGTTTATTGTTAAAACAAGGTGACTTTTCATCTGGGTTTTTCTTCTTTCAGCTCAATTTTTGCTTTtgttgttatatacttatatttagCTTATGGTTTATATTGGTGTATATATCTTCAATAAGGTTTTTTGAGCATCTCTATTTGCTGCTGTGCTTGCTTAGATATTCTCTATTTTATCTTCAGTTGGTGTAGTTTTACTTGATTGAAGTGCGACTTGAGCTACCTGAAACTATGTCTTGTGATTTGTAATGTGTCATCATACTTGGTTTTACAAAATGTATCACAAATCGGACGCGTCTGATGTAGCCCAATAACTAGATAGAGGGCACAGAGAAACACTATGGGTGTAATCATTAAAAAATTCGATTTTTCATGGTTTGGGGACACAggctttgttattgttgttattgctgtTATGTGTCTATTTAACATGTTGGCACTTTGTATGATATGAAGGAGGATAGTTACAGATATTGACTTTAGTTGTCTGCAGGACAGGTCTGCAGATTGTGGCTGCCTGAATTCTTCTGCGTCTGCATTAAGTGTTCGGGCAGCCCCATTCCTTTTAGCAAAGTAGTTTGTGCTTAAATGAACGTTTTGGCCAGAACTTCCCTTAATAAGATGTCACGAGCTAGGGGTCAATCGTCTGGTTGGACAGCTTTTgatctcaaacagaaaaagaaaaatggtctTACATCTGAAATTGATAAGGACCCTTTCCCACCTGTTGGTGCTTCTAATTTAATACGAAATGATGATAAACTGGTTAAGAAGAACCATGTTCGTGCGAAGTCTTTCTCTTCTGTACTTCTTCCTACACAGAATTTCCCCACTCTAAAAGAGGGTGGGAAAAGCCAAACACCAATGACAGATTCTGACTCTGGTGGAAAATATTGTGCCACTACTGCTCAGGATGATGCTGATTTAGCCatcaaaaagctcaaagagaagCATCATTGGGCTGATGATAGCTTGATAGAGGATATCTTAGCCGCGGTTAGTAATGATGTTGATAAGGCTGCAACTTTATTGGAAACAATGGCTTCTGCAGTCAACATTGAAGAATGCAAAATATCAAGTGATCTTGGAGCAGCTAATTCATATTATGGTCCCTGCAAGGAGAAGATTGATGAGAGTCTAATGTTAGGAAAGGGGACGGATGACATTACAATCAATTCAAGTGTTGGTCATCTCAAAGATAACGGTAAAGACTTTGTGGATAGAAATGCTTCCCCGGATGAAAAGTTTTATGATGATAATGTTAGATGCCAACTGGGCCCCTTGAATTCTGTTCCTGTTGAGCCTGAATGGGAAGAGGATGATGTCTACCTTAGCCATCGAAAGGATGCATTGAAGACAATGAGGTATaaattgtaactttttttttggCTATAGAAATTCCTGTTTTTCATATTCTTGTTTTAGACATCCAATCAGATCCAAAAGGTCAAATTAATTTGCATCATCTGATAATTACCTTTTGCTCTTCTTTTCACTTGTAGATTTACTATTTTATCCTCAATCTTACTAAATAATTATAGTCTTCAGTCATAATAGAGATAATAAACGTTTTGGATTTAACTTGTTCAATTGAAAGGATTTCATTTCTGTTTTAGACTCTCACGACAATCACCAGGCATTAATATATTTTAGCCTATCTTTTTAAACAGGTTGGCATCTCGACATTCTAGGGCAGCTGCTAATGCTTTTTTGAGAGGTGATCATTTTTCTGCTCAGCAGCACTCAATGAAGGCCCGAGAGGAATGGCATACAGCTGAAGAACTTAATTCTACGGCagccacaaaaattctaaataTCAGAAATAGTGAAAACGATATTTCTAGACTGGATTTACATGGTCTACATGCGGCAGAGGCTATTCGAGCATTGCAAGAacatttattaaaaattgaaagccAAGGCTTCTCAAAGACTTCAGCCACTTCAAATGGTGTTAAGGTTAATAATGGGCTTACACATTCaactcttggatctcttaattctGTGGACAGTGAAAATTCAGATAAACAAGCCCCAATAAGGCTTAAATCAGTAGCTTTACATGTCATTACAGGTATGTTACTTTGTCTTGTACCACCGTGTTGCAGCGGTTTCATTATTTCCTTGACGCCTTTCAATCATTTATTGATTGGAAATGTTATCAATTTTTCTTAACTACAATTTAAGTTACCCTATGTCCAATTGCTACAGGCGTTGGTAATCATAGCCGAGGACAAGCCGCTCTTCCCACAGCTGTGAGAAGTTTCCTCAGCGAAAACAGGTGAAACATCTTTCCTTTCTGTATTACCCCCTTACCTTTGAGGAATGTAGATGAAATTGAAAATGAAGATCGGTGGCCTAGTGCACCGTGACACTCAGAAAATCGAATACCTTGGTTCTTACTAGTTGGTACCTTATTTGCTCATGTTTTATGTTCTGCAGATACCGGTTTGAGGAGATGAGACCAGGAGTAATCACTGTGTGGCCAAAGTTTCGGCAAAGTTTAATGCTGAACCCCATTTGAAACATGTTCTCGTACCATTGATTGCTGTTCTGTTATGACGAATCATATATGTGGATATTTTCTTCTATCCTATTATTTATTTCTCAATTCAGATTATTACTATTTGGGAATTCAGGATGTAACATTCCATTCACCATTTGCTGTAAATACCACTTCATCTGTAACCTGTTCTCGAGCATGTTTGGCAATAAATTACTTTAGAGAAATAAGTGTTTCATAAAACTTTTAATTGTGAGTTGCTTTAGAAGCCAATCACAATGCAGTCGATGGATTTGCTAAAATATAACCATTTCTTCCTTGTTAGAGATTAAACTATGGTAGAGATTTGTTCTCCATCCTTCTTTGCAGTAAAAccaaaagcagaaaaaaaaagaagggaaagaTAGATTATCTTAGTTCAGTCCTCTAACCTACTTTTAATTCCTAAGGTCTTCATTAATGAATTTTGACCAGTTAAAACTTGCATAAATTTGAAGCAGATGCTTACAAATTATTAACACTTGCAACAATCTTACCAACTAGGATCACTATTTTTTAAGTACTAGTCAGTATTTTGATAGTATATTTTCTACTATTATTAATGACAACCAGAACCACACTTAACTTCAAAACCAAATATGTAGATTCAAAAATCATTGTCATTTTTCTTT
The sequence above is drawn from the Arachis hypogaea cultivar Tifrunner chromosome 4, arahy.Tifrunner.gnm2.J5K5, whole genome shotgun sequence genome and encodes:
- the LOC112797653 gene encoding uncharacterized protein, with amino-acid sequence MNVLARTSLNKMSRARGQSSGWTAFDLKQKKKNGLTSEIDKDPFPPVGASNLIRNDDKLVKKNHVRAKSFSSVLLPTQNFPTLKEGGKSQTPMTDSDSGGKYCATTAQDDADLAIKKLKEKHHWADDSLIEDILAAVSNDVDKAATLLETMASAVNIEECKISSDLGAANSYYGPCKEKIDESLMLGKGTDDITINSSVGHLKDNGKDFVDRNASPDEKFYDDNVRCQLGPLNSVPVEPEWEEDDVYLSHRKDALKTMRLASRHSRAAANAFLRGDHFSAQQHSMKAREEWHTAEELNSTAATKILNIRNSENDISRLDLHGLHAAEAIRALQEHLLKIESQGFSKTSATSNGVKVNNGLTHSTLGSLNSVDSENSDKQAPIRLKSVALHVITGVGNHSRGQAALPTAVRSFLSENRYRFEEMRPGVITVWPKFRQSLMLNPI